The Dioscorea cayenensis subsp. rotundata cultivar TDr96_F1 chromosome 19, TDr96_F1_v2_PseudoChromosome.rev07_lg8_w22 25.fasta, whole genome shotgun sequence genome includes a window with the following:
- the LOC120250061 gene encoding mannose-specific lectin-like — protein sequence MAIPRAFASLSLTLFLVVSPLCCMAKDIIYSGESLNTGEFLTYESYKFIMQSDCNLVLYANGKALWASGTNGRGTSCYLILQSDGNLVIYDKNNNAVWASNTNIGQGNYVLILQKDRNVVIYGGALWATNTNKRTGVMFIESKATIFGALPANKTTDEVKAARIAMVVNK from the coding sequence ATGGCTATCCCTCGAGCATTTGCTTCGCTCTCCCTCACCCTGTTCCTTGTTGTTTCTCCTCTTTGCTGCATGGCCAAGGATATAATCTACTCTGGAGAATCCCTCAATACCGGGGAATTCCTGACCTATGAGAGCTACAAATTCATTATGCAGTCCGATTGCAACCTGGTCCTGTATGCGAATGGCAAAGCACTATGGGCTTCCGGCACTAACGGCCGAGGCACCAGCTGCTATCTCATTCTCCAGAGTGATGGTAACTTGGTCATTTACGACAAAAACAATAACGCTGTGTGGGCGAGCAACACCAACATAGGACAAGGCAATTACGTCCTCATCCTTCAGAAAGATCGCAACGTCGTCATCTATGGTGGTGCACTTTGGGCAACCAACACTAACAAGAGGACTGGCGTTATGTTCATCGAAAGTAAGGCCACCATCTTCGGTGCTTTGCCCGCTAACAAAACTACAGATGAAGTCAAGGCTGCACGCATTGCCATGGTCGTCAACAAGTGA